From the Pirellulales bacterium genome, one window contains:
- a CDS encoding PIN domain-containing protein: MRVLLDTNVVLDSLLARAPWHVDADEILRRSQPGVLDLAVSALTVANLFYIGRKLVGAAQARLDVQRCLAAFEILPLDKQALTDADSLPGNDFEDNLQMASAALAKLDLIVTRNLADFAGSPVRVVTPPQLLALLTP; this comes from the coding sequence ATGCGGGTGCTGCTAGACACTAACGTCGTCCTCGACTCGCTGTTGGCTCGCGCGCCATGGCACGTCGATGCCGACGAAATCCTGCGACGATCTCAGCCTGGTGTTCTTGATCTAGCCGTCTCGGCGCTAACAGTCGCGAACCTCTTTTATATCGGTCGCAAACTCGTCGGCGCGGCGCAGGCCCGACTGGACGTTCAGAGGTGCCTTGCCGCGTTCGAGATTTTACCGCTCGACAAGCAAGCTTTGACTGACGCCGATTCCTTGCCGGGCAACGACTTCGAGGACAATCTGCAAATGGCTTCAGCCGCGCTTGCGAAGCTTGACCTCATCGTCACGCGAAATTTGGCCGATTTTGCCGGCAGCCCTGTTCGCGTCGTGACTCCGCCGCAACTCCTGGCTCTCTTGACACCGTAG